A portion of the Candidatus Desulfofervidus auxilii genome contains these proteins:
- the hisF gene encoding imidazole glycerol phosphate synthase subunit HisF, whose protein sequence is MLSKRIVVCLDVKDGRTTKGIRFRNNVDVGDPVEMAKIYYEEGADEIVFYDITASAEYRDIMIEVVERVAKEIFIPFSVGGGIRTLDDMRRVLLAGAEKVSINTAAVLNPKIIEEGAKAFGSQCIVLSMDAKRVMPSEKIPSGYEIVIHGGRTPTGIDALWWAKEAESLGAGEICLNSIDADGTQEGYEINLTKLIAENVSIPVIASGGAGIPEHLYEVLTKAKADAALIASMVHYGLYTIKEIKEYLHEKGVKVRMIW, encoded by the coding sequence ATGTTAAGCAAACGTATTGTTGTCTGTTTAGATGTAAAAGACGGCAGAACTACTAAAGGTATTAGATTTAGAAATAATGTTGATGTTGGTGATCCTGTAGAAATGGCTAAAATATATTATGAAGAAGGTGCTGATGAAATTGTATTTTATGACATTACTGCTTCAGCTGAATATAGAGATATTATGATTGAAGTAGTGGAAAGAGTAGCAAAAGAGATATTTATTCCATTTTCAGTTGGTGGAGGTATTCGTACTTTAGATGATATGCGGCGTGTGCTTTTAGCAGGGGCAGAAAAAGTAAGCATAAATACAGCAGCTGTGCTTAATCCAAAGATTATTGAGGAAGGTGCAAAGGCATTTGGTAGTCAATGTATTGTTTTAAGTATGGATGCAAAGAGAGTAATGCCTAGCGAGAAAATTCCATCTGGATATGAAATTGTTATTCATGGTGGTCGTACCCCTACAGGTATAGATGCCCTTTGGTGGGCTAAAGAGGCAGAGTCCTTAGGAGCAGGTGAAATTTGTTTAAACTCTATTGATGCCGATGGTACACAGGAAGGATATGAGATTAATTTAACAAAACTTATTGCTGAAAATGTATCTATTCCAGTAATTGCCTCTGGTGGCGCAGGTATACCTGAACATCTTTACGAAGTGCTTACCAAGGCAAAAGCAGATGCTGCTTTAATTGCCTCTATGGTACATTATGGTCTTTATACAATAAAAGAGATTAAAGAGTATTTGCATGAGAAAGGCGTAAAGGTGAGGATGATTTGGTAA
- the hisH gene encoding imidazole glycerol phosphate synthase subunit HisH, whose amino-acid sequence MIAIIDYKAGNLTSVLRALHYLGYEAKITSNPQEVLQAERVIFPGVGAAATAMEDLKKTGMAEVLRKIYLRKTPLLGICLGAQIIFEESEEGNTRCLGILPGKAKAFPSKLKNPETGEVLKVPHMGWNRVKLIKPHPVFSDIHPEAEFYFVHSYYPMPKYTELILGVTDYGIRFYSAIAYRGLVAVQFHPEKSGRPGLKLLDNFCQWRPR is encoded by the coding sequence ATGATTGCGATTATTGATTATAAAGCAGGGAATTTAACTAGTGTTTTAAGGGCTCTTCATTATTTGGGTTATGAGGCAAAGATTACTTCTAATCCACAAGAAGTGCTTCAAGCTGAAAGGGTTATATTTCCAGGTGTAGGGGCAGCTGCAACAGCTATGGAAGATTTAAAAAAAACAGGGATGGCAGAAGTTTTAAGAAAAATTTATCTTCGAAAGACTCCGCTTTTAGGCATTTGTTTAGGAGCTCAAATTATTTTTGAAGAAAGCGAAGAAGGTAATACTCGTTGTCTAGGTATACTTCCAGGCAAAGCAAAAGCATTTCCTTCTAAACTTAAGAATCCAGAAACAGGAGAGGTTTTAAAAGTCCCACACATGGGTTGGAATCGAGTAAAGCTTATTAAACCTCATCCAGTATTTTCTGATATCCATCCAGAAGCGGAGTTTTATTTTGTGCATAGTTACTATCCTATGCCTAAATACACAGAATTGATTTTAGGAGTAACTGATTATGGAATTAGATTTTATTCAGCTATAGCCTATAGAGGGTTAGTAGCTGTACAATTTCATCCAGAAAAAAGTGGGCGTCCAGGGTTAAAACTTTTAGACAATTTCTGTCAATGGAGGCCTAGATAA